The DNA region CGCGAGCAGCTACAAAAACTGTACCGCCGCATGCTGGATGCCGGCCGGCCGGTGCAGATCCGCACCTTCCACAGCTGGTTCGCCGCGCTGCTGGGCACGGCGCCGCTGGCCGTGCTGCAGGCGCAGGGCCTGCCCGCCAACTACGAGTTGCTGGAGGACGACGCCGAGGCCGTGCGCGAGGTGTGGCGCCCCTTCCTGCAAACGGTGGCGCAGGACGCCGCGCTGCGTGCCGATTACGAGGCCGCCGTGGCGTGCCACGGCCGCTCGCAGACGCACAAGGCGCTGGAGGGCGCGCTGTCCAAGCGGGTGGAGTTCACGCTGGCCGACGAGGCCGGCATCGTCGATGCGTCGGTACCCGCCTTCGGCGAGCGCTTTCCCGATCTGGCCGGCCTGCCGTCGCCCGCCCATGCGCTGGCCGCGCCCGCCGCGCAGCAGCGCTGGCACGGCTGGGCGCGCGCGCTGGGCGCCGAGGCGAACAAGACGCCGCAGAAGGCCGCCGATGCGGTGATCGACGCCTTCGCCTGCGGCGATCCGGAACAGGGCCTCGACCAACTGCGGCGCGCCTTCTTCGTCGCCAAGGAAGACCGCCTGAGCAAGAACCTGGAGAAGTTCGCCGCCGCGCAGGAGGCCGAGGCCGAGCTGCAGCGCCTGTGCACCGCACGGCGCCAGCACGAGGCCTGGCAGCACCAGCAGCGCATGGCACGGCTCACGCGCAGCCTGGTGGCGGCTTTCGCCCAGCTCAAGCGCGAGCGCCGCTGGGTGGACATGAACGATGTGGAGCGTACGGCGCTGGTGATGCTGTCCGACCCGGTGCTCTCGGGCTGGGTGCAGGAGCGGCTCGATGCCCGCGTGCGCCACCTGCTGGTCGACGAGTTCCAGGACACCAACCCGCTGCAGTGGCAGGCACTGCACGCCTGGCTGGCGGGCTACGCCGGATCGGGCGGCGGCGCGCAGGCGCCCAGCGTGTTCATCGTGGGCGACCCCAAGCAGAGCATCTACCGCTTCCGCCGCGCCGAACCGCAGGTGTTCCTGGCGGCGCAGGCCTTCGTGTGCGAGGGGCTGGGTGGCGACCTGCTGAGCTGCGACCACACGCGCCGCAACGCCACGGGCGTGATCGCGGCCGTCAACGCCGTGATGCAGGCCGCGCAGGCGGCCGGCGAATACGCCCACTTCCGCGACCACACGACAGAATCGCGCGACCCCGGCGCGCTGCTGCGCCTGCCGGCCATCCTTCCGCCGGATGCAGAGGAAGAGGATGGTGAAGGGGCCGGCACCGCGCCGCGCGACCCGCTGGCCTGGCGCGACAGCCTGACCCAGCCGCGCCACGAACCCGAGGAAACCCAGCGCATGCGCGAGTGCGCCCAGGCCGCGCAGTGGGTGGCCGCACAGATCGCCGCCGGTGTGCCGCCGCGCGAGATCATGGTGCTGGCCCGCAAGCGCGACCGCCTGGCTGCCATGCAGGACGCCCTGCGCGCGCTGCACCTGCCCTGCGTGCAGCCCGAGAAGGCCGAGCTGGGCGAGGCGCCCGAGGTGCAGGACATCGTCGCACTGCTCGATGCCCTGGTCTCGCCGGGGCATGACCTGTCGCTGGCGCGCGCGCTCAAATCGCCGCTGTTCGGCGTGGACGACGCGGCACTGGTGCAGCTGGCGCTGCTGCGCCGCCAGCCCGCGCATGCCGCGTGCAGTTGGTTCGATCTGCTTCAAAAAGAGGAGCTGCTTGCGCAGGAACTGCAAGCGCTGGGGCCGGTTTTGGCGCTGTATCGCGACTGGGCGGCCACGCTGCCGCCGCACGATGCGCTGCAGGCCATCTACCAGCACGGCGACGTGCTGGCGCGCTTTGCCGCCGCCGCTCCGTCCACGCAGCGCGCGGCGGTGCTGGCCAACCTGCGCGCCCTGCTGGCCGCCGCGCTGGAGCAGGACGGCGGCCGCTACCTCACGGCCTACGCCTTCGTGCGGGCCATGAAGCGCCCCGGCGCGCGCGCGCCCGGCCGGGTGGATGCCCAGGCCGTGCGCCTGCTCACGGTGCATGGCGCCAAGGGGCTGGAAGCGCACAGCGTGCTGCTGCTGGACACCGACACCCGCGGGCAGAAGACCGAGACCATGGGCGCGCTGGTCGACTGGCCGGGCGAGTCGCCCGTGCCGCGCTGCTTCGCCTTCCTGGCCAGCGAATCGAGCCCGCCGCCCTCGGCCGAGGCCGTGCTGGCCGCCGAACGGGCCGAGCGCCAGCGCGAGGAGCTCAACACCCTCTACGTGGCCATGACCCGCGCCAAGCACTGCCTGGCGCTGTCGTCCGTGCGGCCTGCGAGCGCGGCCCCCGGCAGCTGGTGGAACCGGCTGGAGCCCTTGCTGGCCGATGTGCCCGTGCCAGAGACCGGCGAGGCCGCGGACGCCTCGCCGGCCGCGGAAACGGTCACGCTGGCGGAGCTGCCCGCGCCCGCCGTGCCGCAGCAGCCCGCCGCCGCCGACAGTGCGGCGCGGGCCGCGGTCGCCTCCACGCCCCAGAGCCGCCAGGGCGAGGCCATGCACCAGTTGCTGGAACAGGCCGGCGTGGCGGGCGCGCCGCTGGCAGCGCTGCGCCGCGAAGGCTGGAGCGCCGCACGCCTGGCGCAGCTGGCGCGGGCCTTCGACATCGCCCCCGCTGCGGCCCGGGTAGCCGCCGCCCTGGCGCAGCGCATCCTGGCCGGGGAGGGCGCCTGGGCGTGGGAGCCGGACCAGATCGACCAGGCCGCCAACGAGGCGCCGCTGGCCTTCCGCGGCCAGAGCCTGCGCCTGGACCGCCTGGTGCGCCGCCGCGCTACGGCACAATCGCCCGCCCATTGGTGGGTGCTGGATTACAAGAGCGCGGCCCAGCCGGAACGCCAGCCCGAGCTGATCGCCCAGCTGCGGCTGTACCGCGAGGCCGTGCAGGCGCAGATGCCGGACGAGCCGGTGTCGGTGGCCTTCCTCACCGGCGACGGCCGGCTGGTCGTGGTCGATGGCGGCGGGGCGGAGGGCGATGCGCCTTTCTCCCCGGCATCCGCGGCCCCGGTCCCGCAGGCGCCATCCGCGCCAGCCCCGCTACCGCCATCCCCGTCTTCCGGCGGCGACGAGCCGTCGCCCCAGCGCTCCCTGTTCTGACCGGCCCCAGGCGCCGCTGCCCTGATCGAGACTTCCATGACCTCCGCTGCTTCCTCTTCCGATTCTTCTCCCATCGCCTGCGACGCCGCCATCATCGGCGGCGGGCCGGCCGGCCTCATGGCCGCCGAGGTGCTGGCCGCTGCCGGCGTGGCCGTGCACGTGTTCGACGCCATGCCCTCCGTGGGGCGCAAGTTCCTGCTGGCGGGCAAGGGCGGCCTGAACCTCACGCATTCCGAGCCGGCCGAACTGTTTTCTACCCGCTTCGGGGCCCGTGAGCCGGCGCTGGCGGCGCCCCTGGCGAGCTTCGGCGCGCAGGCGCTGCGCGACTGGGCGCAGGCCCTGGGCGTGGAGACCTTCGTGGGCACCTCCGGCCGCGTGTTCCCCACCGACATGAAGGCCGCGCCGCTGCTGCGCGCCTGGCTGCACCGGCTGCGCAGCCAGGGCGTGCAGCTGCACATGCGCCACCGCTGGCTGGGCTGGGCGGGCGAAGCCTCTGCCGAAGGCGGCGCTGATGCGGCGCAGACCGCGCAGGTGCTGCGCTTCGCCGCGCCCACGGGCGAGGTGCTGGTGCACGCGCGCGCCGTGGTGCTGGCGCTGGGGGGCGGCAGCTGGGCGCGGCTGGGCTCCGACGGCGCCTGGGTGCCGCTGCTGGCTGAGCGCGGCGTGCCCGTGGCGCCGCTGCGGCCTGCCAACTGCGGTTTCGACGTGCCGCGCCTGACCGAGCCCGGCGGCCCCATCGGCGCTACGCGGCGCGACTTCTTCAAGGAACTGCTGGGCCGCCAGAGCACGCCCACCGTGGGCTGGACGCCGTTCTTCACCGAGCGCTTCGCCGGCCAGCCGTTCAAGTCGGTGGCCATTGCCTTCACCGACAGCCAGGGCCGGCACTTCGCGCGGCGCGGCGAGTTCGTGGCCACGGTCACGGGCGTGGAGGGCAGCCTGGTCTATGCCGTCTCAGCCTTGCTGCGCGACGAGATCGAGGCCCACGGCCACGCCACCTTCACGCTGGACCTGCTGCCGGACCACACGCCCGAGCGCGTGCTGGCCGAGGTGCAGCACCCGCGCGGCTCGCGCAGCCTGACCAGCCACCTCAAAAGCCGCCTGGGGCTGGACGGCATCAAGGCCGCCATCCTGTACGAGCAGCTGGGCAAGGAGGGCATGAACGACCCCGCCGCGCTGGCCCAGGCCATCAAGGCGCTGCCCATCACGGTGGTGGCGCCGCGCCCGCTGGACGAAGCCATCAGCACCGCCGGCGGCGTGCCCTTCGAGTCGATGGACGGCCATTTGATGCTCGGCGCCGTGCCGGGCGTGTTCTGCGCGGGCGAGATGCTGGACTGGGAGGCGCCCACTGGGGGCTACCTGCTCACCGCCAGCTGCGCCACCGGGCGGGCCGCGGGCCGCGGGGCGCTGCAGTGGCTGCGCCGCTGAAGTGCGTCGCGGAAGGCGGAATGGCACGCCAGCCTGGGGTGTGTTTTTTGCTATGAAAGTAAGAGCGATTGGCGCTTGTCAGTCGGCCACTTCAGATGCAAATGCATTTGAAATCATGGTGTATCAAGCGCACCGTGCTACTTAATCAGTAGCGACCGCCATCACCACGCTCTTAGAACTTCGCGCGGTAGTACAGCATGGGCTTGCCGCGCTTGGCGCGCAGTACCAGCCGCGAGCCACTCTCCAGCTGCATGCCGATGGCGCCGAACTCCGGCATCAGGGCGCCCGTACGGGCGGACGACCACTGCATCTCCACCCGCGTGCCGTAGCTGGGCTGCTGCGCCAGCCAGATGAGCTGCATGGCGTCCGGGGCGGGTGCGTTCTGCGGTGCACGCGCCCAGGCGGCCACGTCCAGCTGCCGCCGCGTGTCCCACTGCGAGCGCCACCGCACGCCCATGTCCAGGCTGCGGGGCAAGGCCGCCGTTGCGCCGGGCTGCGCTGCTGCTGTCGGGCCGCTCAGCGTGCTCACCCCCAGGCTCACGCCCAGGCTGCGCGGCTGCTCGGGCGTCATCCAGCGGGTGATGCTGCTCGACTGCAGCGTGCCGCCCAGGGCGGGCGCCGGGCCCCCGGCAGCCTGCTGCGCGTCCAGGCTGGCGGCCGTGGGCAGTTGGGGATAGGTGGCGGTGTGGTATTCGAGGGCGGGAGCTGCCCGTCCCGGCAGCGACGCCATGGCCACGGCGTGCAGGCCTTCCGGCGTGTCTGCCGCCCAGCTGCCGGTGCAGGCGGCCATGCAGAGCGACAGGGGGGCGACGATGCGCAGGCCGGGCGCCCGCGCCGCCGTCAAGGCGCGCCACGTGCCTGCGGATGGGGCTGCGCTGCGGGCGACGGAGACCGGCATGGGGACGGACGGAGGCATGGCAGCACCTGGCGATGCAGTAGGAACGATGGCGGCAGTGTGCGCAGCAAAGTTCCCTGGCCGCCGGCCCCAAAAGCGCAAAACGGTGTCGGAATGCGCCGACACGGCGCAGCGATGCCGTGGGAGCTCGTCACCCGGTGACGACTGGCAGAAAGTGCGGGAAGGGGGAGAGAGGGCGCGGTGCCCGCAAGACGCGCTCGGTGCCGGCGCAGCGGCCATCGAGGACAAGAAAGAAAGTTGACGAGCCTTACCCCCGGCACTGGCTCCACAGTTAGGGCTGCTTGGTTCCCCACCTGACCCGGTTGGCTGCTTCACCATGCGGGGAGGCCCGTCACCGGCGATTGTAGCCAATGCGGGAGCCCTTTCCGGAAAAAGGCCATGCGATGAGCGCTGGTGGTTCTCCGAAGGGCGCCAGGAGCGGCCGCGCCCGCAGGCCCGATGCCAGCAGTGGTCGACGGGCGTCAGCCCGCGGCCGTCACGCGGAAGACGCCCACCAGCTCATCCAGCCGGGCCGCCTGGTGCCGCAGCGATTCGGCGGCCGAGGCCGCTTCTTCCACCAGGGCGGCGTTCTGCTGCGTGGCCTGGTCCATGTGCGTGACGGCCAGGTTCACCTGGTCGATGCCGGCGGCCTGTTCCTGGTTCGCCGAGGCGATGTCCTGGATCAGCCGCGTGACCTGCTGCACGCTGCCGACCACTTCCGTCATGGTCGTGCCCGCCTGCTCCACCAGGCGCGAGCTCTCGCCCACCTGCTGCACCGAGGCGTCGATCAACTGCTTGATCTCGTTGGCCGCCGAAGCTGAGCGCTGTGCCAGGCCGCGCACCTCCGACGCCACCACCGCGAAGCCGCGTCCCTGCTCGCCCGCCCGCGCCGCTTCCACGGCCGCATTCAGCGCCAGGATGTTGGTCTGGAAGGCGATGCCGTCGATCACGCCGATGATGTCCACGATCTTGCGCGAAGAGGCGTTGACTGCGCCCATGGTGCTAACCATCTGGCCCACGACCTCGCCGCCGCGCTGCGCAACTTCCGATGTGCTGGCCGCCAGCTCGGCCGCGTGCCGCGCGTTGTCGGCGTTCTGCCGCACGGTGCTGGTGAGTTCCTCCATCGATGCCGCCGTCTGCTGCAGGGCGCTGGCCTGCTGCTCGGTGCGGCTGGACAGGTCGTTGTTGCCCGCGGCGATCTCGGACGACGCATTGGTGATCGACTGCGTGCTGGCCCGCACCTCGCTCACGATGTGCGCGATGCTCTGGCGCATGCGCTCCAGGCCGTGCAGCACGCTGCTGCGGTCCCCGGGCTTGAGCACGACGGGGGTGGAAAGGTCGCCCTGGCCCATCACCTCGCTCACGCGGGTGGCGTAGCCGGGCTCGCCGCCCAGCTCGCGCAGCATGCCGCGGGCGATCAGCAGGCCCACGGCCAGCAGCACGCTCGCCAGCACCAGAGCGCCCAGGCCGAAGCGCAGGACGCGGTCCAGCACGGCAGCGTCCACGGTGTCCACGTACACCCCCGAGCCGATGACCCAGCTCCAGGGCGCGAAGCCTTTCACGTACGACACCTTCTGCACGGGCTCCGAGGCGCCGGGCTTGGGCCACAGGTAGGGCACGTAGCCGGCGCCCTGGGCTTTCACGGCGTCCACGAAGGCCACGAACAGGCGCTTGCCTGTCGGATCCTTGTTTTCCGACAGGTTCTTGCCCTCCAGCTCCGGACGGATGGGGTGCATGACCATCATCGGCACCATGTCGTTGATCCACAGGTATTCGTTGCCGCTGTAGCGCATGACGCGCAAGCCGTCCTTGGCCTGCTGCTGCGCCTGGGCTTCGGTGAGCTTGCCCTGCGAGGCGAGTGCGTGGTAGTGGGCCACCAGGCTGTGGGCCACCTCGACGGTCTGCCGCACGCTGGCTTGTCGTTCTTCCATGATGAGCCGGCGTTCGGAGGCCAGCAGGATGGCCGTGATGGCGGCGATGCCCAGCAGCGCGCAACCGATCAGGAGGCCCAGGCGCCGGGCAATGCCCATGGTGGCGCGCGATGTCTGCTTTGTGGTGCTCATGTCATTCCCTCTGACACGGTGGCCGCTCCGATGGGATGCGTCTCCACGGTGTGAGCAAATGTTAGGTGCTGCCTGGCCTTCCGGAGGGTCTGCCGACCCCCGTAGAATCCCGTGGATGTCCTACCTCGTCCTCGCCCGCAAATACCGTCCCAAGACCTTCTCGGAGATGGTGGGCCAGGAGCATGTGGTGCAGGCGCTGTCCAACGCCCTCACGCAGCAGCGGCTGCACCATGCCTACCTGTTCACGGGAACCCGCGGCGTGGGCAAGACGACCGTGTCGCGGATCCTGGCCAAGTCACTCAATTGCCAGGGGCCGGATGGGCAGGGCGGCATCACCGCCACCCCCTGCGGCGTGTGCCAGGCCTGCACCGACATCGACAGCGGCCGTTTCGTCGACTACACCGAGCTCGACGCAGCCTCCAACCGCGGCGTGGACGAAGTCCAGGGCCTGCTGGAGCAGGCGGTCTACAAGCCGGTTCAGGGACGCTTCAAGGTCTTCATGATCGACGAGGTGCACATGCTCACCAACACGGCCTTCAACGCTATGTTGAAGACGCTGGAAGAGCCGCCCGAGTACCTCAAGTTCGTGCTGGCCACGACTGATCCGCAGAAGGTGCCGGTCACGGTGCTCAGCCGCTGCCTGCAGTTCAACCTGCGCCCCATGGCCCCCGAGACGGTGCTGGAGCACCTCACCCGCGTGCTGGCCACCGAGAATGTGCCGGCCGAGCCCCAGGCGCTGCGCCTGCTTTCTCGAGCGGCGCGGGGCTCCATGCGCGATGCGCTGAGCCTGACCGATCAGGCCATCGCCTTCGGCAGCGGGCAGCTGCAGGAGGCCGGCGTGCGCCAGATGCTGGGCAGCGTGGACCGCAGCTATGTCTTCCGTCTGGTGGAAGCGCTGGCGCAGGGCGACGGCAAGACGGTGGTCGAGACCTCCGATGCGTTGCGCACCAACGGCCTGTCGGCCGCGTCCACGCTGGAAGACATGAGCACCGTGCTGCAGCGCATGGCCGTGCTGCAGGCTGTGCCCCAGATGGCGGGCGCGGCAGACGCCAACGATCCCGAAGCCGCCGAGATCGCACGCCTGGCTGCGATCATGCCGCCCGACGAGACGCAGCTGCTCTACAGCATCTGCCTGCATGGCCGCACCGAGCTGGGCCTGGCGCCCGACGAATACGCCGCGCTCACCATGGCCTTGCTGCGCCTGCTGGCGTTCAAGCCCGCACCCGGCGCGGGCTCGGCGGAAAAAAAAACTCTGAACGCGGCTGAAAGGGCGGCTGCGCCCACCTCGGCCGCGGCCCCCGCCGTGCCGTCCGCCGGCCCACCCGAGCGCGCCCCGTCGCCGCAGCCGTCTTACAGCCCACCTTCTGCAGCTGCTGCGATCGCCCAGGAGCCGGTGCAGTCCGCGCCGTGGGAAGAAGAAGAGGTGGCCGTGCTGCCCGAGCAGGCCGAACCGCAGATGCCTGCAGCGGAGCGGGAACCTGCCGCAAGCGCGGTGCGCGCCGCACCGCCCGCCGCCGAGGCCGTGCGCCTGTCCGTGCGCCCGCAGGAACACTTCGGCCGCCACTCCGCCACCTCATCCGGTGTGCCCGCCCCTGCATCGGCGACCGCGCCCGCGGCCGCTCCGCAGTCGAACGACTTCGTGGCCATCCCTGTGCGTGAGGCACCGGAGCCCGGCATCCGCCTGCAGCCGGCGGCGCCACGGGAGGGATTGCCCGCCTCGGCCCGCTACACCCCGACCGAAGAAGGCGATGTCTGGCATGCCACGGTCATGGCCATGGTGGCGGCCGAAGCCATCACCGCGCTGGTGCGCGAACTGGCCCTGCAGTCCCAGCTGGTGGCACGCGATGGCACGCACTGGCTGCTGCGCGTGGAGCGCGAGTCGCTCAACCAGCCCACGGCCCGCGAGCGTTTGCGCGCGGCGCTGGAGGCCGCCGGGCACGCCACGCAGATCACCGTCGAGGTGGGGCAGATCATCGACAGCCCGGCGCGGCGCAATGCGCACGCGGCGGCGGAGCGCCAGCGCGTGGCCGAGGAGATCGTGCACAACGATCCCTACGTGCAGACTCTGATGCGCGATTTCGGGGCGAAAATCGTGCCCGGGAGCATCAAGCCGGCATGAGCGACCAGGCCTGCGACCTGCAGGCAGGCCGCGTTGCCCCACCGGCGGCGGCCGCAACGCAACGCAACGGTTTTTCAGGGATCATCCCCTCCAACCCCTTCATTCATTCATTCATACCTACCAAGCAAAGGAAACACCCATGTTCAACAAGGGACAGCTCGCCGGCCTCATGAAGCAGGCCCAGGCCATGCAGGACAACCTCAAGAAGGCCCAGGATGAACTGGCGAACATCGAAGTGGAGGGCGAGTCCGGCGCCGGCCTCGTCAAGGTGCTCATGACCTGCAAGCACGACGTCAAGCGCGTCACCATCGACCCCAGCCTGCTGGCCGACGACAAGGACATGCTGGAAGACCTGGTGGCCGCCGCCTTCAACGCCGCCGTGCGCAAGGCCGAGGAGACCTCGCAGGAGAAGATGGGCAAGTTGACGTCGGGGATGCCGGGCCTCCCCGGCGGCATGAAATTCCCCTTCTGAGCGGAGCTACTGCGCGGGCGATCTGCGTCGTTGGGCGGTGCTCGGAATCCTCGCGTACTTCCAGTACGCTCCGGTTCCTGCGCTCCGGCCGCCTAGCATCTCATCCCGCTCGCTACGCCCGATGCGCCGTCTGGCCCACTTCACACGATGTCTGAACCCAACTCCCTTGAATTCTTGATCCAGGCGCTGCGGCGCCTGCCGGGCGTGGGCGTGAAGTCGGCGCAGCGCATGGCGTTCCATCTGCTGCAGCACGACCGGGAGGGCGCGCAGGTGCTGTCGCGCGCGCTACAGGAGGCGGCCGTGTCGGTGAGGCACTGCGAGCGCTGCCACACCTTCACCCAGGCGCCCATCTGCGATGTGTGCCTGGACCCGGAGCGCGACCCCTCCCGGCTGGCCGTGGTGGAGACGCCGGCCGATCAGGCGGCGCTGGAGCGCACGGCGGCGTTCAAGGGGCTGTACTTCGTGTTGATGGGACGGCTGTCGCCGCTCGACGGCGTGGGGCCGAAGGACATCGGGTTGAAGAAACTCATGGACCGGGCCAGCGACGGCGTCGTGCAGGAGGTGATCCTGGCCACCAGCTTCACGGCCGAGGGCGAGGCCACGGCCTATGCCATCAGCGAGGGGCTCAAGAGCCGCGGCGTGCATGTCACGCGCCTCGCACGGGGCGTGCCGGTGGGCAGCGAGCTGGAGTATGTGGATCTGGGCACGATCGCGCACGCCCTGGTGGACCGGCGCTGACGGCGGCTCTGCTGCACGCATGCGGCGTGCGGCTGTCCCGGGCGTGGCACGGCGGGCAGATCGTGTGATAAGCTCACTTATCCATAGCAATATGCGCAATGCTGACGGGCGCTGGCGCATGAAAATACCATGAACTCGACGATGCACATCGCACGTTTCACCGTGGCGTACTGGTGCGTGCTGATTGCCGCGGTGTTGCCCATCCTGTGCGCCATGCTGGCCAAACGGGGCAGTTTCCGCGCCCAGGACAACCACCATCCCCGGGCGTGGGCCGCCCGCCAGACCGATTGGCGGGCGCGCGCGTATGCGGCGCAGGCCAACAGCTTCGAGGCGCTTCCGTTCTTCATCGGCGCGGTGGTCATCGCCCACCAACTCGGAGCGGCGCAGACGGGTCTCGACCTGCTGGCCTTCGCCTTCGTGATGCTGCGCATCCTCTACATCCTCATGTACGTGGGCGACCTGCCCACGGCCCGCAGTGCGATGTGGACCGGGGCGTTCCTGGCCAACGTGGCGATCTTGTTCACGGGTTATCGCTGAACGGCGGCGGGTTGCGGCGGCCCCGAGGGTGCCGGCCGTGCCCGCGCTCTGAGGCCAGCGCGGCAGCGTCAGCGGTTCACGGCCCCGTGTCCGCGTCAGCCCGCAAAGCTACGTAGTTCTCCGCAGGGATTCTCCCAATGCGGCGGACTGTCTTGCGGGCACAATTGTTGCACTGCAGCATTTCGTCCCTTTCTCTTTTTCCATGCCATTCGCCCCCCTCCATCGCCGCCGCTTCAGCGTGCACGCCGTCCTTGCCGCCGCGTCCATCGCTGCGCCGGCCGTGCTGCGTGCGCAGGCCGGGGGGCGGGTGCGCATCGCGGTGGGCGGGCAGAGCGCCCTGTACTACCTGCCGCTCACCATCGCCGACCAGCTCGGGTTCTTCCGCAACGAGGGGCTGGAGGTCTCGCTGATCGACCATGCCGGGGGCGCCCTGGCCCTGCAGGCTGTGCAGGCGGGCAGCGCGGATGTGTGCTGCGGTGCGTACGAGCACACCATCCGCCAGCAGGTGGCCGGGGTGCCGTACCGCAGCCTGGTGCAACTCGGCCGCGCACCGCAGTTGGCGCTGGGCGCTTCCACACGGACGTGGCCGGTGCGCAGCGTGTCGGGCTTCAAAGGCATGCGGGTGGGGGTTTCCGCGCCGGGATCGTCCACGCACTTCGTCGCGGGCTACTGGCTCACCCAGGCTGGCACGCCACTGAATGGGGTTTCCTTCATCGGCGTGGGCACGGGGCAAAGCGCCCTGGCCGCGCTGCGCCAGGGTCGCGTGCATGCGCTGTGCCAGTCGGACCCGCTGCTCACCCTGCTGGAGCAGCGCGGCGAGGTGCGCCTGCTGGGCGACCTGCGCAGCCTGAAGGGCACGCAGGAAGTTTTCGGTGGTGCCATGCCCGGCGCCTGCCTGTACGCGCCTCAAGCCTTCCTGCAGCGCCAGCCCGCGCAGGCGCAGGCGCTGGTCCACGCCATGGTGCATGCGTTGAAATGGCTGCAGACGGCCGCCCCGGCGGACCTCATGCGGGCCGTACCCAGTGATTACCTGATGGGCAACCGCGTGGCCTACCTGGCGGCGTTCGACAAGGTGCGCGAAACGCTGTCGCCGGATGGCCTGATGCCGGTAGACGGCCCCGCCACGGCCTTGCGGGCCGTGGCGCGTTTGCAGCCCGAACTGGACCCGTCTTCGGTCGACCTGGGCCGCACCTACTCCAACGAGTGGGTCCGCCGCGCCAAGCTCAAGTTCAACCTCTGAACGATGGGGACCGGCCCCGCACCCGCTGCTGCTGCGGGGGTGCCGGGGCAGGGCAGGTGCGCGTCTGACACGCGGGCCCGCGTAACGCGGCTAGAGTGCGGGCAGTGGCGGGCCGGCAGGCCCTGAGCCACCCCGAAAGCCAAGGCCACCGAGGCCGGCGCCGCTTCGATTCCTGATGTCCTTACCGAGGAAATTCCATGTCGTTCCAACTCAGCATCGGCCCCCTGGTCTCCCTGATCGCCGGCATCCTGATTCTCATCATGCCCAAGCTGCTCAACGTGATCGTTGCGCTGTACCTGATCGTGATCGGCATTCTGGGACTGGTCGGCATGCACAACCTGCGCTTCTGAGCCTTGCCCAGGCCGCGGGGCGGGCAGGTGATGGGTCTGCCAGACCGTCTGTCCAGGCGCCGCCCTGCGGGCGCGCCCGGGCAGGTCAGCGCTTCTTGACCTTGGAAGGCGTGCCGCCCTTGCGCGCCGGCTGGGAGCTGGCGGCCGCGGTGCGCTTGACCGCCTTGGCGGGCGCGCGCG from Paracidovorax wautersii includes:
- a CDS encoding UvrD-helicase domain-containing protein, producing MREVRMQAAYEHNGRPVTREAFYAIACDPARSVAVEACAGAGKTWMLVSRMLRALLDGCAPHEILAITFTKKAAGEMRQRLQEWLQEFSECPLPRLEQELVSRGISPQRALEQREQLQKLYRRMLDAGRPVQIRTFHSWFAALLGTAPLAVLQAQGLPANYELLEDDAEAVREVWRPFLQTVAQDAALRADYEAAVACHGRSQTHKALEGALSKRVEFTLADEAGIVDASVPAFGERFPDLAGLPSPAHALAAPAAQQRWHGWARALGAEANKTPQKAADAVIDAFACGDPEQGLDQLRRAFFVAKEDRLSKNLEKFAAAQEAEAELQRLCTARRQHEAWQHQQRMARLTRSLVAAFAQLKRERRWVDMNDVERTALVMLSDPVLSGWVQERLDARVRHLLVDEFQDTNPLQWQALHAWLAGYAGSGGGAQAPSVFIVGDPKQSIYRFRRAEPQVFLAAQAFVCEGLGGDLLSCDHTRRNATGVIAAVNAVMQAAQAAGEYAHFRDHTTESRDPGALLRLPAILPPDAEEEDGEGAGTAPRDPLAWRDSLTQPRHEPEETQRMRECAQAAQWVAAQIAAGVPPREIMVLARKRDRLAAMQDALRALHLPCVQPEKAELGEAPEVQDIVALLDALVSPGHDLSLARALKSPLFGVDDAALVQLALLRRQPAHAACSWFDLLQKEELLAQELQALGPVLALYRDWAATLPPHDALQAIYQHGDVLARFAAAAPSTQRAAVLANLRALLAAALEQDGGRYLTAYAFVRAMKRPGARAPGRVDAQAVRLLTVHGAKGLEAHSVLLLDTDTRGQKTETMGALVDWPGESPVPRCFAFLASESSPPPSAEAVLAAERAERQREELNTLYVAMTRAKHCLALSSVRPASAAPGSWWNRLEPLLADVPVPETGEAADASPAAETVTLAELPAPAVPQQPAAADSAARAAVASTPQSRQGEAMHQLLEQAGVAGAPLAALRREGWSAARLAQLARAFDIAPAAARVAAALAQRILAGEGAWAWEPDQIDQAANEAPLAFRGQSLRLDRLVRRRATAQSPAHWWVLDYKSAAQPERQPELIAQLRLYREAVQAQMPDEPVSVAFLTGDGRLVVVDGGGAEGDAPFSPASAAPVPQAPSAPAPLPPSPSSGGDEPSPQRSLF
- a CDS encoding TIGR03862 family flavoprotein gives rise to the protein MTSAASSSDSSPIACDAAIIGGGPAGLMAAEVLAAAGVAVHVFDAMPSVGRKFLLAGKGGLNLTHSEPAELFSTRFGAREPALAAPLASFGAQALRDWAQALGVETFVGTSGRVFPTDMKAAPLLRAWLHRLRSQGVQLHMRHRWLGWAGEASAEGGADAAQTAQVLRFAAPTGEVLVHARAVVLALGGGSWARLGSDGAWVPLLAERGVPVAPLRPANCGFDVPRLTEPGGPIGATRRDFFKELLGRQSTPTVGWTPFFTERFAGQPFKSVAIAFTDSQGRHFARRGEFVATVTGVEGSLVYAVSALLRDEIEAHGHATFTLDLLPDHTPERVLAEVQHPRGSRSLTSHLKSRLGLDGIKAAILYEQLGKEGMNDPAALAQAIKALPITVVAPRPLDEAISTAGGVPFESMDGHLMLGAVPGVFCAGEMLDWEAPTGGYLLTASCATGRAAGRGALQWLRR
- a CDS encoding methyl-accepting chemotaxis protein, which codes for MSTTKQTSRATMGIARRLGLLIGCALLGIAAITAILLASERRLIMEERQASVRQTVEVAHSLVAHYHALASQGKLTEAQAQQQAKDGLRVMRYSGNEYLWINDMVPMMVMHPIRPELEGKNLSENKDPTGKRLFVAFVDAVKAQGAGYVPYLWPKPGASEPVQKVSYVKGFAPWSWVIGSGVYVDTVDAAVLDRVLRFGLGALVLASVLLAVGLLIARGMLRELGGEPGYATRVSEVMGQGDLSTPVVLKPGDRSSVLHGLERMRQSIAHIVSEVRASTQSITNASSEIAAGNNDLSSRTEQQASALQQTAASMEELTSTVRQNADNARHAAELAASTSEVAQRGGEVVGQMVSTMGAVNASSRKIVDIIGVIDGIAFQTNILALNAAVEAARAGEQGRGFAVVASEVRGLAQRSASAANEIKQLIDASVQQVGESSRLVEQAGTTMTEVVGSVQQVTRLIQDIASANQEQAAGIDQVNLAVTHMDQATQQNAALVEEAASAAESLRHQAARLDELVGVFRVTAAG